From the Flavimarina sp. Hel_I_48 genome, one window contains:
- a CDS encoding TrkH family potassium uptake protein, with product MPRLNYKIILHLMGVLLLFNGGFMMISAIFGFFYDGYDVTMQITAAALLTMFVGALLMFITKDRNKEIQRREGYIVVTFGWIFMSLSGCLPYIFTNSIPLFTDAFFETISGYTTTGATILNDIEVVPHGVLFWRSTTHWIGGMGIIVLAIAILPLLGIGGMQLFAAEAPGPSADKLHPRITDTAKRLWLIYFGYTVIETIFLKLAGMNFFDAINHAMSTLSTGGFSTKNASMAYWNDNPAVQYIVILFMFLAGTNFVLSYFAFKGKLKRVWEDEEFKLYTTFVFGFAILTSIFIIWQADVSISSISHPMVLGEYESAIRHGLFQVLTVMTTTGFVTADYTLWAPFVTVIFFGLMFLGGSAGSTSGGIKIVRHLIIIRNGVLEFKRTLHPNAILPVRYNGRAVSKEIVFNILAFFILYLLAWIIGACGLGFMGLGFETALGTAASALGNVGPAFGDLGPVNNYDSLPPLGKWWCSFLMLIGRLELFTVLILFTPFFWRNR from the coding sequence GTGCCCAGATTAAATTACAAGATTATACTGCACCTCATGGGTGTTTTACTGCTCTTTAATGGCGGTTTTATGATGATTTCGGCCATTTTTGGCTTTTTCTATGATGGCTATGACGTCACCATGCAAATTACCGCAGCAGCGCTGCTTACCATGTTTGTTGGGGCGCTCCTGATGTTTATTACCAAAGATCGCAACAAAGAAATACAACGGCGCGAGGGCTATATTGTCGTGACCTTTGGGTGGATTTTTATGTCCCTGAGTGGCTGTCTTCCCTATATATTTACCAATTCGATTCCCTTATTTACAGATGCTTTTTTTGAGACTATAAGCGGCTATACTACTACAGGCGCTACGATTCTCAATGATATTGAAGTTGTTCCTCACGGGGTACTTTTCTGGAGGAGCACGACCCACTGGATAGGCGGGATGGGTATCATCGTGCTGGCCATTGCTATCCTGCCTTTGCTAGGTATAGGAGGTATGCAGCTTTTTGCGGCAGAAGCCCCTGGGCCCAGTGCAGATAAGCTACACCCGCGTATCACCGATACCGCAAAAAGGTTATGGCTTATCTATTTTGGCTACACCGTTATTGAAACGATCTTTTTAAAGTTAGCTGGGATGAACTTTTTTGACGCTATAAATCATGCCATGAGTACGCTTTCCACAGGAGGGTTCAGTACAAAAAATGCCAGTATGGCCTATTGGAACGATAACCCAGCAGTGCAATATATCGTCATTCTTTTTATGTTTCTGGCGGGTACCAATTTCGTTCTCAGTTATTTCGCGTTTAAGGGTAAGTTGAAACGTGTTTGGGAAGATGAAGAATTTAAATTGTACACCACGTTTGTTTTCGGCTTTGCCATACTTACTTCCATATTCATTATTTGGCAGGCTGATGTCTCCATATCGTCCATTAGCCATCCTATGGTTTTGGGAGAATATGAAAGCGCGATACGCCACGGACTTTTTCAGGTACTTACGGTGATGACCACCACCGGTTTTGTAACCGCAGATTACACACTATGGGCACCGTTTGTGACCGTAATATTTTTTGGTTTGATGTTTCTGGGCGGCTCTGCCGGTTCTACTTCCGGGGGGATTAAGATCGTGCGGCATTTAATTATAATAAGGAACGGTGTGCTCGAGTTTAAACGTACCCTGCACCCTAATGCGATACTTCCCGTACGTTACAACGGCCGCGCGGTCTCTAAGGAAATCGTATTCAATATACTTGCCTTTTTCATACTTTACCTGCTAGCATGGATTATTGGAGCCTGCGGACTTGGTTTTATGGGATTGGGTTTTGAAACAGCACTGGGAACGGCTGCCTCTGCCCTTGGTAACGTGGGGCCGGCATTTGGCGATCTTGGTCCGGTGAACAATTACGACTCCCTGCCGCCCCTGGGTAAATGGTGGTGCTCTTTTTTAATGCTTATCGGCAGGCTTGAGCTCTTTACGGTCCTTATCCTGTTTACGCCATTTTTCTGGCGAAATAGGTAA
- the trkA gene encoding Trk system potassium transporter TrkA produces MKIVIAGAGEVGFHLAKLLSFESQDITLIDVDKEGIAYADTHLDIRTIRGDATSIRALKDAQIDRADLIIAVTSSETTNITVCVLAKQMGAKRTIARISNTEFIDNQEMVGFKKFGIDELISPESLAASEIELLLNQSAFNDSYEFEEGALTMVGTILSRTASFVGKSVKEAALIFPELHFMPIAIQRSGTQYTLIPRGDTVFKEGDQVYFMTVKGGVEEIYKLTGQMKQQIKHVMILGGSKIGYKTARDLCSHNFKVKLVEKDREKAIDLAEKLPRALVINGDGRNVELLEEENIYDMDAFIAVTGNSETNIMSCLVAKSKSVKKTIALVENMDYFQLSHSIGIDTLINKKLLAANNIFRYIRKGDVVAMTKLNNMNAELLEFIAKPNSQVIGKRIKDLDVPRAATIGGIVRDGVGIIALGDHVIKAGDRIVMCCLLRSVNKVERMFI; encoded by the coding sequence ATGAAAATAGTCATAGCGGGCGCTGGTGAGGTAGGTTTTCATTTGGCAAAACTACTTTCTTTTGAATCTCAGGATATCACTTTGATAGATGTTGACAAGGAAGGGATCGCTTACGCAGACACGCATTTAGATATACGTACCATTCGCGGGGATGCCACTTCAATAAGGGCGTTGAAGGATGCACAAATAGACCGGGCAGACCTTATTATCGCGGTAACTTCAAGTGAAACCACAAATATTACCGTTTGCGTTCTTGCAAAGCAAATGGGAGCTAAGCGAACCATTGCCAGGATCTCCAATACTGAATTTATTGATAATCAGGAGATGGTGGGCTTCAAGAAATTTGGTATCGATGAACTCATCTCGCCAGAAAGTTTAGCCGCTTCTGAAATTGAACTCTTGTTAAATCAGTCTGCCTTTAATGACAGTTATGAGTTTGAAGAAGGAGCGCTTACCATGGTAGGTACTATTTTATCACGTACCGCATCCTTTGTGGGCAAAAGTGTAAAAGAGGCCGCGCTTATTTTTCCTGAACTTCACTTCATGCCCATTGCCATACAGCGCAGCGGTACCCAGTACACGCTTATACCTAGGGGTGATACTGTATTTAAGGAAGGTGATCAGGTTTATTTCATGACCGTGAAGGGTGGGGTAGAGGAGATCTACAAACTTACCGGGCAGATGAAACAGCAGATCAAACATGTAATGATCCTGGGCGGAAGCAAAATAGGTTACAAAACCGCACGCGATCTTTGTTCTCATAATTTTAAGGTTAAACTGGTTGAAAAAGACCGGGAAAAAGCCATTGACCTTGCAGAAAAATTACCCAGGGCACTCGTCATTAATGGCGATGGCCGAAATGTGGAACTTCTTGAAGAAGAAAATATCTATGATATGGATGCCTTTATCGCGGTAACTGGCAACAGTGAGACCAATATCATGTCCTGTCTGGTGGCCAAATCAAAAAGCGTAAAAAAAACCATCGCCCTTGTTGAGAATATGGACTATTTTCAGCTATCGCACAGTATTGGCATAGATACATTGATCAATAAAAAGTTACTTGCCGCAAATAATATTTTCAGGTACATACGAAAAGGGGATGTGGTCGCCATGACCAAACTCAACAATATGAACGCAGAACTCCTTGAATTTATAGCCAAACCAAACTCTCAGGTCATCGGCAAACGTATCAAGGATCTAGATGTTCCCCGTGCTGCGACCATAGGGGGTATAGTGCGTGATGGCGTGGGGATTATCGCCCTGGGCGATCATGTGATCAAGGCGGGGGACCGCATTGTGATGTGCTGCCTCTTGCGCTCTGTCAATAAAGTGGAACGAATGTTTATTTAA
- a CDS encoding fasciclin domain-containing protein, which yields MKISKILPVTLLASTFALTSISCGDQKKVAENRADQMNQDSREAMDDTRQMAEDTKDDMDDTMQNSQEMVANEKDAMEEEAMNEMDEVTDAMGGMEKMVGGAMMSPNETIVANASKANNLTTLVAAVEAADLVQTLQGDGPFTVFAPTNDAFNSLPSGTVETLLEPENKTMLQDILKYHVVAGKMNAKDVIAAINSGNGKAEFATVNGAMLTAMLDGDKVVLEDEDGNTATITTADVDQSNGVVHVINTVLMPKKN from the coding sequence ATGAAAATTTCTAAAATTTTACCCGTAACGCTTTTGGCCAGTACTTTTGCTCTGACTTCCATATCCTGTGGTGATCAAAAGAAAGTTGCTGAGAACCGTGCCGATCAAATGAATCAGGATTCAAGAGAGGCCATGGATGATACCAGGCAAATGGCCGAGGATACAAAAGATGACATGGACGATACCATGCAAAATAGTCAGGAAATGGTAGCCAATGAAAAAGACGCCATGGAAGAAGAGGCTATGAATGAAATGGATGAGGTAACAGACGCTATGGGAGGCATGGAGAAAATGGTGGGAGGTGCAATGATGTCCCCTAACGAAACCATTGTAGCGAACGCTTCAAAAGCAAATAACCTTACCACTCTGGTGGCCGCAGTAGAGGCTGCTGATCTAGTTCAAACCTTACAAGGTGATGGACCGTTTACTGTTTTTGCGCCTACGAACGATGCTTTTAATAGTCTGCCATCAGGTACGGTAGAGACCTTATTAGAACCAGAAAACAAAACCATGCTTCAGGATATTTTAAAATATCATGTAGTTGCAGGGAAAATGAATGCTAAAGATGTCATTGCTGCTATAAATAGTGGAAATGGTAAGGCAGAATTTGCTACTGTAAATGGAGCCATGCTTACCGCGATGTTGGATGGTGATAAAGTAGTGTTAGAGGATGAAGATGGAAATACTGCTACCATCACCACTGCTGATGTGGATCAATCCAATGGAGTTGTACATGTCATTAATACAGTATTGATGCCTAAAAAGAATTAA
- a CDS encoding pyridoxal phosphate-dependent aminotransferase gives METKQQQLSDRINNLETSATLAMAAKARELKEAGKDIIGLSLGEPDFNTPDFIKEAAIKAINDNYNSYTPVDGYAELKDAVITKFKRDNKLTYDRSQIVVSTGAKQSLYNVAMVCLNAGDEVILPCPYWVSYSDIVKLADGVPVEVPTTIDSDFKMTADQLEAAITPKTKMLWYSSPCNPSGSIYSKEELRALADVLQKHPQIVVVSDEIYEHINYVGDHFSMAQFDDMYERTVTVNGVSKAFAMTGWRIGYIGGPKYIARACNKLQGQVTSGANCIAQRAVITALEAPISEIQFMVDQFKERRKLILGLLADIPGFECNEPEGAFYVFPNIEHYIGKTLKGQTIKDASDFSMFLLEHANVATVTGDAFGGPNCIRLSYAASQEDIKNAMSRIKEAVS, from the coding sequence ATGGAAACAAAACAACAACAACTTTCTGATCGAATCAACAACCTTGAAACTTCCGCTACGCTAGCGATGGCTGCAAAAGCCCGTGAACTTAAGGAAGCAGGAAAGGATATCATAGGTCTAAGTCTTGGAGAACCAGACTTTAATACGCCAGATTTTATTAAAGAAGCAGCAATTAAGGCAATTAATGATAACTATAATAGCTACACCCCCGTTGATGGCTATGCGGAGCTCAAAGATGCCGTGATCACAAAGTTTAAGCGTGATAATAAATTGACTTATGACCGCTCTCAGATTGTCGTATCTACAGGTGCCAAGCAATCTCTTTACAATGTTGCAATGGTTTGCCTTAATGCGGGTGACGAAGTTATCCTTCCCTGCCCATATTGGGTTAGTTACAGTGATATCGTAAAACTTGCTGACGGTGTACCAGTAGAAGTTCCCACAACCATAGATTCTGATTTTAAGATGACCGCAGATCAGCTGGAAGCTGCAATTACACCGAAGACTAAAATGCTCTGGTACAGCTCACCATGCAACCCCAGTGGTTCAATATATAGCAAAGAGGAATTACGCGCGCTGGCAGATGTGCTTCAGAAGCATCCTCAAATCGTTGTCGTAAGTGATGAGATCTATGAGCACATTAATTATGTAGGTGATCATTTTAGTATGGCCCAGTTTGACGATATGTATGAGCGTACGGTAACAGTTAATGGTGTTTCCAAAGCATTTGCCATGACTGGCTGGAGAATAGGTTATATAGGAGGCCCTAAATATATAGCACGCGCCTGTAACAAACTTCAGGGCCAGGTTACCAGCGGTGCCAATTGTATTGCACAAAGAGCGGTTATAACAGCCCTGGAAGCCCCTATTTCTGAAATACAGTTTATGGTAGATCAGTTTAAGGAAAGACGCAAATTAATACTTGGTCTTCTTGCAGACATCCCTGGTTTTGAATGCAACGAACCAGAAGGTGCATTTTACGTTTTCCCGAATATTGAACATTATATAGGCAAAACCCTCAAAGGTCAAACCATTAAGGATGCCTCAGACTTTTCTATGTTTTTGCTAGAGCACGCAAATGTAGCTACAGTAACCGGGGATGCTTTTGGCGGTCCTAATTGCATCAGGCTTTCTTACGCTGCAAGCCAGGAGGATATTAAAAATGCAATGAGCCGAATTAAAGAGGCTGTTTCTTAA
- a CDS encoding YpdA family putative bacillithiol disulfide reductase codes for MKTHQLIIIGAGPIGLACGIAASKAGLDYVILEKGVLVNSLYNFPEQMTFFSTSNLLEIGDVPFVSHSDKPTRKEALEYYRRVHDSWKLNIKLYTAVKGMEKENDEYRIKTSKGDFITEAVIVSTGFYDTARKLGVPGDDLPKVKHFYDSPHPYVNQNVLVIGAANSACDVALETYYKGAHVTMAIRGNEIYEKTKYWIKPNIENRIKEGAIKAYFNTEVKEITPTTVILDTPDGEIELENDFVLAMIGYTPDYSLFEHLNLPIDEEHEKRPVHDSLTLETPLKNVFVAGVINAGMNTSKLYIENTRDHADKIVNELKGKLVHA; via the coding sequence TTGAAAACACATCAACTTATAATTATTGGGGCAGGTCCCATAGGGCTTGCCTGTGGTATCGCTGCGTCTAAGGCAGGACTGGATTACGTCATACTTGAAAAAGGCGTTCTGGTCAACTCGCTATATAACTTTCCTGAACAAATGACCTTTTTTTCAACCTCAAACCTTCTTGAGATAGGAGATGTACCTTTTGTTTCTCATAGTGATAAACCTACGCGTAAAGAAGCGCTTGAGTATTATCGTCGTGTTCATGACAGTTGGAAATTAAATATCAAATTGTACACTGCGGTAAAGGGAATGGAAAAGGAAAATGATGAATACCGTATCAAAACGTCTAAAGGTGATTTTATAACCGAAGCGGTAATTGTCTCCACCGGATTCTATGATACAGCACGAAAACTGGGAGTCCCGGGCGACGATTTGCCAAAAGTGAAACATTTTTACGATAGTCCACACCCTTACGTAAATCAGAATGTACTGGTGATAGGTGCGGCAAATTCTGCCTGCGATGTAGCCTTGGAGACTTATTACAAAGGCGCCCATGTGACGATGGCCATACGTGGAAATGAGATTTATGAAAAAACCAAATACTGGATCAAGCCGAATATTGAAAATAGGATCAAAGAAGGGGCGATAAAGGCGTATTTTAATACGGAAGTGAAGGAAATTACCCCAACGACCGTTATTTTAGACACCCCAGACGGGGAGATCGAACTGGAAAATGACTTCGTTTTGGCAATGATAGGATATACACCGGATTATTCCCTTTTTGAGCATTTGAACCTGCCTATTGACGAAGAGCATGAGAAACGACCTGTTCATGATTCCCTGACCCTTGAAACACCTTTGAAGAACGTTTTTGTTGCAGGGGTAATCAATGCGGGTATGAATACCAGTAAATTATACATAGAAAATACAAGGGATCATGCAGATAAGATCGTCAACGAACTCAAAGGAAAATTAGTTCATGCATAA
- a CDS encoding porin family protein, which produces MRKIIPFFLFLFCAQIGHAQLFSKERLTNIENFDKQRWSWGFFLGLNSYDFKFDYADYQENDILVNQTLGFNVGLLGDMRINDYFNLRLEPGLVFTQREILFPGEFASEQAAIRESNSTYIHVPLLLKVSTKRLNNFKPFIMGGVSYSYNLSSNQDNPDDNFDGQFRMKNNTYYYELGLGIDFYLYYFKFTPSIRGVFALNDELVRDDNTDNLNINNISSPYTGNVDKMATRGIFLNLTFQ; this is translated from the coding sequence ATGAGAAAAATAATCCCTTTCTTCTTATTCCTTTTTTGCGCCCAGATAGGGCATGCTCAACTGTTCAGTAAAGAGCGACTCACTAATATTGAAAACTTTGACAAGCAGCGCTGGTCATGGGGTTTCTTTTTAGGTCTGAACAGCTATGATTTCAAGTTTGATTACGCAGACTATCAGGAAAATGATATTTTAGTCAATCAGACGTTAGGTTTCAACGTTGGTTTGCTGGGTGATATGCGCATCAATGATTACTTCAACCTGCGCCTGGAACCTGGTCTTGTATTTACACAAAGGGAAATCCTATTTCCGGGTGAGTTTGCCAGCGAGCAAGCGGCCATTCGGGAGAGTAATTCGACTTATATACACGTCCCCCTGCTTTTAAAAGTTTCCACAAAACGACTGAATAATTTTAAGCCCTTCATAATGGGCGGTGTAAGTTATTCTTATAACCTCTCCAGTAATCAGGACAATCCTGATGATAATTTTGACGGTCAGTTCAGGATGAAAAACAATACCTATTATTATGAACTGGGACTTGGCATTGATTTTTATCTGTATTATTTCAAATTTACACCCAGTATTCGCGGTGTATTTGCCCTAAATGATGAACTTGTACGTGATGATAATACGGACAATCTAAACATAAATAATATTTCTAGCCCTTATACGGGCAATGTTGACAAAATGGCCACCCGTGGGATCTTCTTGAACCTAACGTTTCAATAA
- a CDS encoding porin encodes MTFSLQGKNTNVSGRAIGYALLLNLFIFGAHAQEMKKDSLDGWNIDYGNKGFELRSNSNEYLLQIQSRLQFRIATPSDQNPLNLDDFDNESNSVFKINRARLKVGGHAYKPWLKFYWEYELGQSNLLDYRIMIEKWEWLNLKVGQWKVEFSRERRISSGKQQLVDRSILNRNFTVDRQQGIELYGRLRQHGSLDFSYWAGVFTGTGRSTQENDDGHLMYFGRLQWNVLGEDLGFNSSDLEIHKDPEAIIALAGVTNRSPFTRFSSAGGGFLTDFEKEENGQYRVNQVNLESAFVYQGFSAQGEFHRKEIINKLEDNRKTTLGGYYVNAGYLAHQSFLWWPKALEIAARYAHFRPDMEESMAFEEKTLGFNWFFHGHNNKLSVEISQFDLETDSGAMDDEFRFRLQWDISF; translated from the coding sequence TTGACTTTTAGTTTACAGGGTAAGAATACCAACGTTTCCGGGCGTGCAATAGGCTATGCCCTACTGCTAAACCTTTTCATTTTTGGTGCACATGCCCAGGAAATGAAAAAGGATTCTCTTGATGGCTGGAATATTGACTACGGAAATAAGGGTTTTGAGCTACGGTCAAATTCCAATGAATATTTATTGCAGATACAGAGCAGACTTCAGTTTAGGATTGCTACACCCAGTGATCAAAACCCTTTGAACCTTGATGATTTTGATAATGAATCCAATAGTGTTTTTAAAATCAACCGCGCAAGGCTCAAAGTAGGTGGACACGCGTATAAACCGTGGTTAAAATTTTACTGGGAATATGAGCTGGGACAATCCAACCTACTGGATTACCGGATCATGATCGAAAAATGGGAATGGCTCAACTTAAAAGTGGGTCAGTGGAAAGTAGAATTCTCCAGGGAACGCCGCATAAGTAGTGGAAAGCAGCAACTTGTTGACCGCTCTATCCTCAACCGAAACTTTACCGTAGACCGCCAGCAGGGGATTGAGCTTTATGGCCGCTTAAGGCAGCATGGTTCGCTGGACTTTAGTTACTGGGCAGGTGTTTTTACCGGTACGGGCAGGAGTACTCAGGAAAACGATGATGGCCACCTTATGTATTTTGGCCGTTTGCAATGGAACGTACTTGGGGAAGATCTTGGTTTTAATAGCAGCGACCTGGAAATACACAAAGATCCGGAAGCTATTATTGCCCTCGCCGGAGTGACAAACCGTAGTCCGTTTACCCGCTTTTCTTCCGCTGGCGGTGGTTTTCTTACTGATTTTGAAAAGGAGGAAAACGGCCAGTATCGTGTCAACCAGGTCAATCTGGAATCAGCTTTTGTTTATCAGGGTTTTAGTGCGCAGGGGGAATTTCACAGAAAAGAGATCATAAACAAACTGGAGGACAACCGCAAAACCACACTGGGCGGTTATTATGTAAATGCAGGCTATCTCGCGCATCAATCCTTTCTGTGGTGGCCAAAAGCGCTTGAAATAGCCGCCCGGTATGCCCATTTTAGACCTGATATGGAAGAAAGTATGGCTTTTGAAGAAAAAACCCTTGGTTTCAATTGGTTTTTTCATGGGCATAACAACAAACTATCCGTTGAAATTTCGCAGTTTGATCTGGAAACCGATTCAGGTGCTATGGATGACGAATTCCGCTTCCGACTTCAATGGGATATCTCTTTTTAG
- the ubiE gene encoding bifunctional demethylmenaquinone methyltransferase/2-methoxy-6-polyprenyl-1,4-benzoquinol methylase UbiE: MSKNVNPYKSSDRSKKEQVEQMFDTISGEYDGLNRVISFGIDVQWRKKVVNLVKNSGADRILDVATGTGDLAIQMVPTGAGKIVGLDISAGMLDVGRKKIAAKGYHDKIEMVQADSENLPFENDHFDAITVAFGVRNFEHLEKGLAEILRVLKPGGIFVILETSVPTKTPFKQGYSLYSKHLLPLIGRVFSKDKDAYAYLSESASVFPYGEKFNNILRKTGFTNVQDDPQTFGVATIYTATK, encoded by the coding sequence ATGTCAAAAAATGTCAATCCCTATAAAAGTTCAGACCGCTCTAAAAAAGAACAGGTTGAGCAGATGTTTGATACCATCTCTGGAGAATATGATGGTTTAAACCGCGTGATTTCTTTTGGGATCGATGTGCAGTGGCGCAAAAAAGTGGTCAACTTGGTAAAAAATAGTGGGGCAGACCGTATTCTCGATGTCGCTACCGGTACAGGTGATCTTGCCATACAGATGGTTCCCACCGGGGCTGGCAAAATCGTAGGTCTTGATATTTCTGCCGGCATGCTGGATGTGGGCCGCAAAAAAATCGCAGCTAAAGGGTATCATGATAAAATCGAAATGGTACAGGCAGACAGCGAGAACCTTCCTTTTGAAAATGACCATTTTGATGCTATCACCGTAGCCTTTGGCGTACGCAATTTTGAACACCTGGAAAAAGGCCTTGCCGAAATTCTCCGCGTGCTTAAACCTGGCGGAATATTTGTCATTTTAGAAACGTCTGTACCCACAAAAACACCTTTTAAACAGGGATATTCGCTTTACTCAAAACATTTATTGCCACTAATAGGAAGGGTATTCTCCAAAGACAAGGATGCGTATGCCTATCTTAGCGAAAGCGCCTCTGTATTCCCATATGGGGAGAAGTTCAACAATATTTTGCGCAAAACCGGGTTTACTAATGTGCAGGATGATCCACAAACCTTTGGGGTCGCTACAATCTATACCGCTACAAAATAA
- the purT gene encoding formate-dependent phosphoribosylglycinamide formyltransferase — translation MATFLLLGSGELGKEFAIAAQRLGQKVIAVDRYANAPAMQVSHAFEVVDMLNGNELDKIVEKYKPDFIVPEIEAIRTERFYDYEKEGITVVPSAKAANFAMNRKAVRDLASLELDIKTAKYRYASSLAELETAAKEVGFPCIVKPLMSSSGKGQSTLKSPAEIPNAWQHAHESSRGDITEVIVEEFIKFEYEITLLTLTQSNGKTLFCAPIGHRQENGDYRESWQPAEMIPGDLKAAQEIAKKITEALGGAGIWGVEFFVTEDEVYFSELSPRPHDTGMVTLAHTQNFNQFELHLRAILGLPIPEITLDKMGASAVIISTQTSMRPTYKNVEIPAAMPKTDFRIFGKPTAFAGRRMGVVVSYDDLDSDMSVVRERAFQSAKEVIVTN, via the coding sequence ATGGCAACATTTCTTCTATTGGGAAGTGGGGAATTAGGTAAAGAATTTGCGATTGCGGCCCAGCGCCTTGGTCAAAAGGTAATTGCGGTAGACCGTTACGCCAATGCGCCGGCCATGCAGGTATCGCATGCTTTTGAAGTAGTGGATATGTTGAATGGCAATGAACTGGATAAAATTGTGGAAAAATACAAACCAGATTTTATCGTACCCGAAATAGAGGCCATTCGCACCGAACGGTTTTATGATTATGAAAAAGAGGGCATTACCGTTGTACCCAGTGCCAAAGCTGCAAATTTTGCAATGAACAGGAAAGCGGTACGTGATCTGGCCAGTCTAGAACTGGATATCAAAACAGCGAAATATCGCTATGCCTCATCGCTGGCAGAACTGGAAACTGCCGCAAAAGAAGTGGGATTTCCCTGCATCGTAAAGCCATTGATGTCCTCCAGCGGAAAAGGCCAGAGTACCTTAAAAAGTCCCGCGGAAATTCCGAACGCATGGCAACATGCCCACGAGTCTTCCCGGGGTGACATTACTGAAGTTATTGTAGAAGAATTTATCAAATTTGAATACGAGATCACCTTGCTGACCCTAACCCAGAGCAATGGTAAAACATTATTTTGCGCGCCTATAGGCCACCGTCAGGAAAATGGGGACTATCGCGAAAGCTGGCAACCTGCAGAGATGATACCCGGAGATCTCAAAGCGGCTCAGGAAATCGCAAAAAAAATCACAGAAGCACTGGGCGGTGCAGGCATCTGGGGCGTTGAGTTTTTTGTTACCGAAGATGAAGTTTATTTTTCCGAACTTTCTCCCAGACCGCACGATACCGGAATGGTTACCCTCGCGCATACACAAAACTTCAATCAATTTGAATTGCACCTGCGTGCCATTCTAGGACTTCCCATACCTGAGATCACGTTAGATAAAATGGGTGCGAGTGCGGTAATTATTTCGACCCAGACCAGTATGCGGCCTACGTACAAAAATGTTGAAATTCCCGCAGCCATGCCTAAAACGGATTTCAGGATCTTTGGAAAGCCTACCGCTTTTGCCGGTCGCAGGATGGGCGTTGTAGTAAGCTACGACGATCTGGACAGTGATATGTCTGTCGTTAGGGAACGCGCATTTCAGAGCGCTAAGGAAGTCATTGTTACAAACTAG